One Agrobacterium vaccinii DNA window includes the following coding sequences:
- a CDS encoding L,D-transpeptidase, whose translation MSMKSVVLALSFLSAISMPALANDRYRERPPVVVSPDLTAPWVMQLGGGQVRPVVYPQRPASRSLFQRPVAQPRPQAAAARTGDPRLRIAPQFLPQMVRYDGKEAPGTIVIDTPNRFLYLVMADGKARRYGVGVGKPGFEWAGTHKITRKNEWPDWTPPKEMITREAAKGHYLPAYMEGGPQNPMGARAMYLGSTLYRIHGTNQPWTIGSNNSSGCIRMRNEDVTDLYERVNVGTRVIVI comes from the coding sequence ATGTCGATGAAATCCGTTGTTCTGGCGCTGAGTTTCCTCTCAGCCATCTCCATGCCAGCCCTTGCCAATGATCGCTACCGGGAGCGCCCGCCGGTCGTCGTCAGCCCTGACCTTACTGCGCCGTGGGTCATGCAGCTTGGCGGCGGGCAAGTTCGCCCGGTCGTTTATCCGCAGCGCCCGGCATCTCGTTCGCTGTTCCAGCGTCCGGTGGCCCAACCGCGCCCACAGGCGGCTGCCGCCAGAACGGGTGATCCACGCCTGCGCATCGCCCCGCAGTTTCTGCCGCAGATGGTGCGATATGATGGCAAGGAAGCGCCCGGCACCATCGTTATCGATACGCCTAACCGGTTTCTTTATCTGGTGATGGCAGACGGCAAAGCGCGTCGCTACGGCGTCGGCGTCGGCAAGCCGGGTTTCGAATGGGCCGGTACGCACAAGATTACCCGCAAGAACGAATGGCCGGATTGGACGCCGCCAAAAGAGATGATCACCCGCGAGGCCGCCAAGGGACACTACCTGCCCGCCTATATGGAAGGCGGTCCGCAAAACCCGATGGGCGCGCGCGCCATGTATCTCGGCTCCACGCTGTACCGCATCCACGGCACCAACCAGCCATGGACCATTGGCAGCAACAATTCCTCAGGTTGTATCCGCATGCGCAATGAAGATGTGACCGATCTCTACGAGCGGGTGAATGTCGGCACCCGCGTGATTGTGATCTGA